A window from Cyprinus carpio isolate SPL01 chromosome A11, ASM1834038v1, whole genome shotgun sequence encodes these proteins:
- the LOC109092052 gene encoding opsin-5-like produces MSVQNPLQVVNIPWRNNNFSLMSRDPPLSDQGETIIGVYLLVLGWLSWFGNSIVIFVLFKHRSSLQPTDYLTLNLAISDASISVFGYSRGILEIFNVFRDNGYLITSVWTCQVDGFFTLVFGLGSINTLTVISISRYIKGCHPNKAHCITNTTVLTSVIFIWTGALFWSGAPILGWGSYTDRGYGTCEIDWVKANYSTIHKSFIISILIFCFFIPVLIMLFSYISIINTVKRGNARSAERDLTDRQRKIERDVTVVSIVICTAFILAWSPYAVVSMWSACGFHVPSLTSIFTRLFAKSASFYNPLIYFGLSSKFRRDVSVLLPCGGEARDAVKLKRFKKIQRFRAEENRQLHKNQKKHPPANPAPGPAPGVCSHLETPPPAGTQVFFIDAPEPPDTPESQCVRL; encoded by the exons ATGTCTGTGCAAAACCCGCTTCAGGTGGTGAACATCCCCTGGAGGAACAACAACTTCAGCCTGATGAGCCGCGACCCGCCGCTGTCCGATCAGGGAGAGACGATCATCGGCGTCTATTTGCTCGTTCTGG GTTGGTTGTCGTGGTTCGGCAACAGCATCGTGATCTTCGTTCTGTTCAAGCACAGATCCTCTCTGCAGCCCACTGACTATCTGACGCTCAACCTCGCCATTTCTGATGCCAGCATCTCCGTGTTCGGATATTCCAGAGGAATCCTCGAGATCTTCAACGTCTTCAGGGATAACGGATACCTCATTACCTCTGTGTGGACGTGCCAG GTGGATGGCTTCTTCACGCTGGTCTTCGGTCTGGGCAGCATCAACACTCTGACCGTCATCAGCATCAGCAGATACATCAAGGGCTGTCACCCCAATAAAG ctcACTGCATCACCAACACCACCGTGCTCACGTCTGTCATCTTCATCTGGACAGGAGCCCTGTTCTGGTCCGGAGCGCCGATCCTCGGCTGGGGAAGCTACACAG ATCGTGGATATGGCACCTGTGAGATCGACTGGGTCAAAGCCAACTACTCCACCATCCACAAGTCCTTCATCATCTCCATCCTCATCTTCTGCTTCTTCATCCCTGTGCTGATCATGCTGTTCTCGTACATCTCCATCATCAACACGGTGAAGAGAGGAAATGCCAGGTCAGCCGAGAGAGATCTGACCGACAGACAGCGCAAGATCGAGAGAGACGTCACCGTC GTGTCTATAGTGATCTGCACGGCGTTCATCCTGGCCTGGTCTCCGTACGCGGTCGTGTCCATGTGGTCAGCGTGTGGTTTCCACGTGCCGAGTCTCACCAGCATCTTCACGCGGCTCTTCGCCAAATCCGCCAGCTTCTACAACCCTCTCATCTACTTCGGCCTGAGCTCCAAGTTCCGGCGAGACGTGAGCGTGCTGCTGCCCTGCGGCGGAGAGGCCAGAGACGCCGTCAAGCTCAAGCGCTTCAAGAAGATTCAGAGATTCAGAGCCGAGGAGAACCGCCAATTACACAAGAACCAGAAAAAACACCCTCCGGCAAACCCCGCCCCCGGCCCCGCCCCCGGTGTGTGCAGTCACCTGGAGACTCCGCCTCCTGCAGGTACACAGGTGTTCTTCATCGACGCGCCAGAGCCGCCAGACACACCTGAGTCCCAGTGCGTCAGACTCTAG